The following is a genomic window from Pan paniscus chromosome 6, NHGRI_mPanPan1-v2.0_pri, whole genome shotgun sequence.
TCTTTATTGCTGAATTCCCCTTTTGCTTAGCTATGATTACCAGTATTGCATTGAATAACCCTGTATACAGTAGTGTGCACTGGCTTATTATTTTCTtaggacagatttttaaaatagaataattgaGTTAAAgggtatgtattttttaaaaagattttcaatGCATAGTGCCAAGTTGTTTTCAAAATGGTTGCACTTTCATCCAATTCACTAACATTAAGAATTAGGTGAAAATggaatcttatttttaattggatttagAATTaaggagataattttttaaatgtttacttactatttgtattctatttgtATTACTATTTGAACTTCTCTATATcaatttctgtatatatatttctatatcgtGGTCTCAAtgcttaaatattaattttatgaacTCTTTAGTAAGATTActattttttcatatcttttcaAGTAtgtttctcaatttttatttgcctttctatcattatttgtgatttttatatgtataatattatgCAGTCAGATATGTGTATTGGTATTTTTCCTTGTAATTTCTTACATTACTTTTATGTTTACAAATTACTTTTCAGATATAACATATTTAGTCACctaattttgtcctttttttaaagttcttagaatatttatctatttaatcCATTTGAAAGTTATTGTACAGTATAAAgtgaaaagaatgtatttttttacaaataagaatattttcaacatttaccaaataatacattcattttctattgatGTGCCATATTTCCTTCATAATGAAAAGCTGTATTTTATGCATTAAAACCTGTTTCAAGAGTTTTTcctctgtttcatttatctttacgTCTACTATTGCATCACATGGTTTTAACAAGTGTAACTTTACACCAGGTTTGCGGGTCTCATAAGGCAGATTTCCTCTCTTACTTTCAGAATTGTCTTTACATACCCTTACTAATTTATTAGAATCATTTGTGAGGACATAAATCCCAATTATCCAAAACTATTTTTACCGGGATGGATTATAATCCATTCATCTCTCCAGATAGAATGTAATGACTAACAACCTGGTATCCCCAACTGGATCTCTAGCACTGAAGCAGATGCAAACACCTTGGTAGAGATGAGTCCAGAATCACTGATTGCTTCTTTAGGGAGACAAGATATACGCAGAATCTGGGTTTAAAACCAAGAACTCAAGGTGATATCCATGTTGTAAGGAGGGCACCCAAGTACTGATAGAATACAGAAAAGTGGAGTTAGTTCCCAAAGatgtttttggtttcttttcagAGGAATAGTCTTAGGTTATatctagaagaaacagatgaGCATTAACAGCAGAGAATGGGAGGGATGCCTTGTTATGTAAAACTGAGTGATTTTGCTGGAGAAGTATACTGCATCAACTTATGGGGCCCAACATGGAGGCTGGGCTCAAGAGTTTGACTTCATATTACAAGTAATGTAccaatatccaaaaaaaaaaagaaagaaagagaggccaGGGAGACAAATACACACAGCTagaatttgtgtgtatgtgtatgagtgtgtgtgaagcatatatttatttgtttatacattgCCTTGTGATGATTTGAATTGAGAATCACATATTTGATTCAGAAATCAccttaaagtgtgtgtgtgtgcgtgcgtgtttGTTTGCAATACTCTATCAAATATTATGAAGTGTTTATATGGAAAATATGTGGAACTATAGTCTCAACTCCCTACTTACTTGATCTGTAAGCTATTAAAGTGGCCTTAAAAGTTCAGTATGTGCCACTCTAAAATTGTTTGAATGATTTGAAAAGAATTGTTCTTCCTTAAAATAATTGACTTGCCTGTAAATTTTGAAGTCACTTAATGAATtttgaaattgatttttaaagactCTATTCAAATACTCATATTttgatttttccttcattctatgAAGAATTAATTGAGAGAATATATGCTATTCAAACAGAGGCATCtgttaaactaatttttttaaaaagactttggcatatttttgttatatttttaaaccatGACTGCTAACTGAGATTGAGGTCTTCCTAACAGTGTGCATACAGTTCCTTTTGCCTCTTTGTGCCTACCGTGAGCGCCACTCGTAACACATGATGAGAACATCTTGATGGGGCAGGATGTGTGGACACTGGCAAGAAGAATTTGTAATGAGCGGGACTTGAGTTCGAGGGATGGGTGATGAGGACTTGAAGATCTCTTTTACATCCACCACCGTTGTGACCTCATTGCAGCCACTCCTCTGCACAGCTTTTATTTTGGCATGAATAactgcaatttaaaaatagataaaagtgtTGTTGAAGGTTTTGGGGAAAAACTAGGGATGGTGTATTCATGCCAACTTCTGAGCCTTTCTTAAAGAATCACTCCTGTAATTATGGTTATGTCCAAGTGGCCTGAGTGTAGGCAAACAGCCCACACAGTCATATGCTAAATGGATGGTGTCCTATATTGTCAACATTGTCTTAAATGTTCCGGGGCATACTGCAAGATAAGAAAGCAAGCTGAAAAGCAGGTTTTAGTCTTTCTCTGCCTTTAGGTCAGtaaaaaattcacagaaacaTATATTTGTATTCTTCCTTGTGGTGATTTGAAGTGGGGATCATATATATTCAGATCAGAAGTCATTTTAAGGTTTGCATTGCTTCAATCACTCATCTGATGCTTGAGCTTCTTCTGTTTTACAGAGATAGTTATTAGTCATAACATTTTTGAACTGGAGGGAGTCTCTGAGGACTACTGTTCTCAATCTTTTAATTTCACAGACTGACAAAGTAGACCCATGGTGAGCAGAGATAGAACTGTTATTACAGACGGCTGTTAATGTCACTGTCTCTGACCAAGTTTTAAATGCTGGTTTCTGTGGTCTCTTGCTATTACTGCCTCCCATAGAGTTGTAATCAGCCTAATATGGCTCTGTCTTGGATTCCATTTCAGGAAGCCAGTTTATGAAGACACCAAAGGACTTGAATACAAAATGGTTTCTTCATCAAGGTCGTTCCAAGGCCATAACACCCCAGAGAACGACATGACAGTGAAACTCAGATTAGTATCTCAGGCTGGATCTTGGCAGAGGGGGGACTAAGTAAATCAGATTAGGATGGTAGCTACATAGAGCaggctttaagaaaaaaagctacaggaaaagacaaactactttttgttgttgctgaatTACCCCCATTGGCTAAATATGATTCTTAAATCTGATAGTTTTGTAACagcttatttttttcagatttctatATTTCTGTGATCCTCCTACTTTCATGTCTGATATATATCCTAAAGTTTCTTACTGATATAAAATTTCAATCTGCAAGATGAAAACTAAGTCAGCAAACAAAATAAGCATTTTCCCTAAAACCACTTTATGTTATTTCAGCAGAAATGATTTAAGACATGCAATGAAATATAAAGTAGGCAGCCcaaacagacatttttaaaatgtctgcctTCTACATTTCTTTTTGAATTGAAAAAGAACATATGTTAATTAAATTTACTTTCAGATGACAATTGTgaaattaaaattacttaaaacatTTCCAATTTCATGACTGACTTATTCATGGAAGAAAATGCTGAATGGTTCTTTCAAGTAAGAGAGAGGAGGGCATTTAAACTAGTTCGATAGTGTAACCATAGGATTTTgtgattaacatttttttcacaaTTTATTTAAGATGTTAAATATTTGTAGCTAGTCACAAGTAAAAGGATATGCAGGCAGATCTTAATTGTCTGGGCCTATGGGCCTTAATTCTCTGACTCTCAGATAATCAGATCCATGGATCATTCTCCCATTCTTCCTGCAGCAGTAAAACCTCAGGAAGAGAACAGGTGGGGTGTGCCATCAGGGCTGATAAGCACTTCTCACCAAGACAAGGAGGATCAAGATGTCAAATTTTCAATCTGATGCATGTAATTGTTATCACCTGGGTCACTTCCTTTGTTTGCACTTGATTTATCCAGAAAAGCAAGACATTTTGCAGTTGTTATTGTGCCATATATTAATAGAATTCACATGATCAACTGGAAAAATAGTCaaccttttgttttcttaaatttgtgaCTAGCTTTAGTGAGAGTGACCTTATTGAGATTCCAGCTTTGTAATGAACCAAGTCTCAAAAGTAAATGGCTTTAACAGATGACTTACCATAGCTGTAGTTTTTGCTGAGATATGTTGCCAAAGTTGGCTTCACCTTTTTACACTTGCACCGATCTAAAAAAGGCAGAAGAGGCAGAAAGTTGGAAAGAGAACAGAAATCACTCTGGAGAGGAGAAGTAGAGGGAACATCCACGAAGAAAGAACTCACCGGGGCTTAGGCGTTTACAGTCAACATCAAGAGGCCTTTCCTGTACCATCATGTCTGGTGTGATGTCTATCCACTTAACATCTGAAACACAAACAGGGCCACATGGGCGTGGTTGGTGATTTGGTCTGTTCACCAAGCTGGTATAAAGAGCCCTCTGAAGATATAAACTAAAACAGTATTGCAAAATAATAGTATTTAATggtaaaaatgggccaggcgaagtggctcacacctgtaatcccagcagtttgggaagccgaggagggcagatcacctgaggtcaggagtttgagaccagtctggccaatatggtgaaaccccatctctactaaaaacacaaaaattagccaggcatggtggtggatgcctgtaatcccagctactctagaggctgaggcaggagaatcgcttgaacccgggaggcgaaggttgcagtgagctgagattgtgccattgcactccagcctgggcaacagagtgaggctccgtctcaaaaaaagaaaacaaaacaaaaaatatttatatatggtaAAAACGGCATGTGATTGTTGACTTCTCCTTTCATAATGATATCCAGGGCTTAGGAAAGAAATCCTCTGGGGGAATATTTGCCTATCCAAGCACAAATCGATGTGAATGTATATCCATTTAACCTCACTGGTATATACAACCAAACTGGATAAATCACATCACTCTCTCCCAAAGTCATATTTAAATGTTGATTTTCCAAGTTAACAGTTTATGTCAatcaaaataaccaaaatatttccaaatcccTACCTCATATCTTGGAGTGCAGAAACAGTTCACAGGTATATAACCAAAACCAAGTATAACCctctattatttatataatttaaacaataaatatgttttctttcctaAAACTCTAAATTAGAGAGGAGTTTCCATTTACCCTGTTCACTTAACCACTCCTCCTTCATGTTTAGAGCAATGCTCTGGGGTATAACTTCAGAGATTCCAGCACAGCAATATCATAGTCTGTTTAAATGTGGGGTAACCTGGGTCAGATAAAGCCTGGATAAAAGAATGCAAAAATATTCCTAGGTTTCATTTCAAGAAGTGAATTTAAACCTCTCCTTCTTTTTAGAAAAGCAGTCAAAtgaccaaagaaaaaagaaggaggtGGAAGCAGAGATGGGGTTAACTAAAATGCCACAGTAGTTGGCTCCGGGTCAATGACTATGAAACAGACCTCACAATTTTCCAGGGAAACTGCAATTACAAATCTCACTCCTGGTGGGAAGCAATGACCATTACTGCTTTTTcagaaaaaagaactttttaaGAAGTAGCGCTAAATGGAACGAGTATTGGCACCTGCCTGGTGAGATTATTTTGGgcattaaatgagtgaataacgTGTAATGTGTTTAACACTTGCTCAGACACCTAGCAACACCTGTTTACTGCTATTATCATTTCTGTTATTACTATAAATGCAAACATCATCGAAGGCTCCCTTTGTaagcaaaatctttttttttttttctttatggggTGCAGTGCTCTCCGCTAGCTCCTAAAATTCCTATGGGAGAAACCAGActttttctgaagaaaatgttTCCCCCATTCTTTCCCACCTCCTACAAGCCTCAGACGCCCCTGGCAGCCTTAGGTGTGGCCGCCCAGTTCTCAATTGGCAGCCACAGCCCCGGGCGCCTCCTcgcctccctccatccttcctacGGCCTCACCCTCCGGGAGGTCCGTGACGATGGCTTCAGGCGAGATGCACACGCCACGGTCATAGACAGGCAGCTCGTCGCAGGCCAGGCTTTCGGGCCAGCTGTGGTTGTACATCTTCATGAGGGGCTCGCAGTCGTCGCGCGCGCGTTGGCACACCGACTTGCACGGCTTGATAGGGTCGTGCAGGAACTCCAGGGTGCAAATGGGCGCGTACATGGCACAGAGGAAGAAGCGCAGCACGGCGCTGCAGTTCACGTCCACCAGCTCCTCGTACTGCTCGATGGCCAGGATGGCGTTCTCCTGCGTGCTGTGGTGCAGGTGGTTGGGCATCCGCGTGATGTTCCAGGGCATGTGCCGGCACATAGGGATGCGCACCGCCTCGCAGGGCGCGCCGCGCACGCCCAGCGCCAGGTGCAGCCACAGGCACAGCGCCACTAGGATGGAGAGGAACATGGCACTGCCCTCTCGCGCTGCGACCCCGGCAGACAGAAAGCGCCCTTCTCTTCCTGCCACCCTCATCTTTCGCTGTCCCTTCGCCGAGGAAGAAATCCTCTGGGGCGCAGGAGAGTTTCTTTCCCCAAACTCCAGTCGGCAGCAAAGCGGGGCCGCGGGGTCCGGCCGCGGAGCTCCGCCGTCTGGCACACAGGGCACGAGCAGTGCCAGCTCTCAGCCTTCGGGGCGCGAACCCGCCCGGGCAGCTCCAGTCCCGGACTCCGCAGCTCGGAGCGCAGCCAGCCACGGCCATTGCGGGACCCTATTTATCCCGACACCTCCCCTGACGTGGGCTCGGAACGCTCC
Proteins encoded in this region:
- the SFRP4 gene encoding secreted frizzled-related protein 4, with protein sequence MRVAGREGRFLSAGVAAREGSAMFLSILVALCLWLHLALGVRGAPCEAVRIPMCRHMPWNITRMPNHLHHSTQENAILAIEQYEELVDVNCSAVLRFFLCAMYAPICTLEFLHDPIKPCKSVCQRARDDCEPLMKMYNHSWPESLACDELPVYDRGVCISPEAIVTDLPEDVKWIDITPDMMVQERPLDVDCKRLSPDRCKCKKVKPTLATYLSKNYSYVIHAKIKAVQRSGCNEVTTVVDVKEIFKSSSPIPRTQVPLITNSSCQCPHILPHQDVLIMCYEWRSRMMLLENCLVEKWRDQLSKRSIQWEERLQEQRRTVQDKKKTAGRTSRSNPPKPKGKPPAPKPASPKKNIKTRSAQKRTNPKRV